The following are encoded together in the Plasmodium brasilianum strain Bolivian I chromosome 10, whole genome shotgun sequence genome:
- a CDS encoding 18S rRNA (guanine-N(7))-methyltransferase produces MVRPEYASPPDIFYNEDEAKKYIRNSRIRNIQAQMTERAMELLLLPDSPCLLLDIGCGSGLSGITLNESDHFWIGIDISIHMIKAGLQNEAHLGGDMLLADMGKLMRFQSNIFDGVVSISALQWLCNWDKKEERPISRMITFFKWLCVCLKKGARAVFQFYPDSAEQIEALTKFAMRAGFGGGVVVDYPNSTKSKKYYLCLWEGSSMVSHPPNQIEYEEDEVISLERRSHNKKAKKQIKKNKEWIMKKKEQRRMKGLHVKRDSKYTGRKRKGRF; encoded by the exons ATGGTTAGGCCTGAGTATGCTTCACCCCCCGATATT TTTTACAACGAAGatgaagcaaaaaaatacattaggAATTCGAGAATTAGAAATATACAGGCTCAAATGACTGAGAGAGCAATGGAGCTCCTTCTACTACCAGAT TCCCCATGTTTATTATTAGATATTGGATGTGGGTCAGGATTAAGTGGAATAACTCTAAATGAGTCGGATCATTTTTGGATAGGAATAGACATTAGCATTCATATGATAA AAGCAGGTTTGCAAAATGAAGCCCACCTTGGTGGAGACATGCTTTTAGCAGACATGGgaaaat TGATGAGGTTCCAATCTAACATTTTTGATGGAGTAGTCAG TATATCTGCGTTACAGTGGTTGTGCAACTGGgataaaaaagaggaaagaCCAATCTCCAGAatgataacattttttaagtgGTTATGTGTCTGTCTAAAAAAAGGAGCCAGAGct gtatttcaattttatcCTGACTCAGCAGAACAAATAGAAGCACTCACAAAATTTGCGATGAGGGCTGGCTTTGGAGGCGGTGTTGTTGTTGACTATCCAAATTCGACAAAATccaaaaa ATATTACTTGTGTTTATGGGAAGGATCATCGATGGTTTCACATCCTCCCAATCAAATAGAATATGAGGAAGATGAAGTTATTTCGTTGGAAAGGAGAAG TCATAATAAGAAAGCAAAGAAgcaaattaagaaaaataaagagtggattatgaagaaaaaggaacaaaGAAGAATGAAA GGGTTGCACGTGAAAAGAGATAGTAAATACACAGGAAGGAAAAGAAAGGGGagattttaa
- a CDS encoding transcription initiation factor TFIID subunit 10, whose translation MDDNFVNEDDEQLIKTLLKNRPTFSEEFIDYYLSFNGCKVTEKSCLRLISLILHMSLDTLINNSLTLQPNEKLKDNDKDYKNSSNVELNYKDLIKALKEFDENYKSEEITKNLNVFLE comes from the exons atggatgataattttgtaaatgaGGATGATGaacaattaataaaaacactGCTGAAAAATAGACCTACG TTTAGCGAAGAATTTATTGACTATTATCTTTCTTTCAACGGATGCAAAGTTACCGAAAAGTCCTGCTTAAGATTAATATCGCTCATTTTACATATGTCCTTAGACACT CTAATAAACAACTCGCTAACCTTACAGCCAAATGAAAAGTTGAAGGACAATGATAAAGATTATAAGAATTCATCTAAT GTGGAATTGAACTATAAAGATCTAATTAAAGCGTTAAAAGAATttgatgaaaattataaaagtgaagaaattacaaaaaactTAAATGTGTTTTTAGAATAG